From the genome of Leishmania major strain Friedlin complete genome, chromosome 35:
CTTCATCcactccagcagcacgcccTTCAAACGATTGTGCGTGAAGAAACTgcagtgtgcgtgtgtcagggggagggggagggcggcgagcACGGCGGCAAGACGAAAATGTGCTagacccctcccccttcgcaaaaacaaaagaagtCCGTGTAAAAGAAACGCACGGAGACGGGTAAGCAGGAAAGGTGGGAGCAGACGAAGGAGCACAACCACCCCTTACAGTGCACCTCAAAGTTGATTGGAAAACATGTGCGGCTTTGGAAGGAGGCAGGGGTGCCTTGCCTGAGGCAGTACCACAGCACGGCGTGCATCTGTCCGCCATCGCCATCCGACACACATACCACACACGCCGTGCTCCAGCGGGGGAGAAAAGGTGCTTCGCAGCACCAAAACTGTGTGCTCGTCGCACAAGAGACACATACGGAAGCGCATGGAATCGAGGGGCGGCATCGGGCTTCTCGCTGTTGTCGACAACAGAAGCCTTCGCTGTTCCCACATTCTCCTCTCCACAGGGTTCCGCTCCAAACTGCTTGCGTTTCCCCCGCATGATGCGAATCGGACTGGACCACGGCGCCGGAACACAGAGGACATCCTCGATGTCGCTAATGTGCGCAACAGGTTGAGGAGCGAGCACAGGAAATACCCGGGAAAAGTGAGAGAGACATGCGTACAACTCACCCGACGCCTGCAACCGCTGTGACGACGGGCTTGCGAGGGCAGTACGAGAGAATGAGACCCCCTGCCACGTAACCCACGCCTCAAAccaacaaacacacacgcatagaAACTTAACCATCATACAGGAAGTGCGAAAAAAAGCAAAACATCCACCAAGTGCATCATCGCCACTAACAAAGAGCAGATAAACGAAAGAAGTACTATGAGGTAAACGAAATCGTCCACTGCGAAGGACACCAACGGAGTGTTAGCCGGGAGGGGGGGTCCAAACAAAACGTGCAATGGGCTCCCACTTCAGTGACAccctccttccttcttcGGTGCTGAAGTACACACCTCCATGCACACACGTAATGCGATGGACAGGGGTGCACGTCACGCGAGAGTGAGCTTCAGGAAAGCGACGGGAGAGAACAGGGAAGACCAGCGAGAGCTGGTTCAACGAAAAACCTTCTGGTGCTTCTCACGTTCTTGAGCATTGCGTTTAACATCTTTAGCTGTCCCGTTCATGCTGATGGTGATCCTCTCCGCACTCACGGTGGACATGAATCAAtgggcgtgggcgtgggtgGAAAGAAGATTAGAGTCCTACAACAAAATACTCGCCGAATAAACCAACAGAAGAAAAATGGGAGCAGGGAGCGCCAAGGAATGACAgtaaaacaaaaaagaaaaaggaacGCGCAGCCTGCGTAGACGACACAGCAGAACCACAACCGTATGCACATGCCAAGCACAAATCCCCGTCAACCATCAGCCAAGACAGCacaagagaggaagggagcaGAAAAAgggtgaggggtggggtggggtggtaCTGGTGATGATGAAGAGGGCGAGACAAATaacacagcaacagcgccaCAGAAACGTTCTGTAAAGTCGCGTCTGAGAAGGGCGACGTAtgcgggagagaggaaaCTCCATGTTGCGAAAGAACAGGGGCTTCTGGGAAGGATCGGGAAGAAACGCCCGTACAACTTAAACAAAAAGAGACGAGGGCTATGCGGAGGATGCAGCAAGCAGGATGCTTAATCAGAAAATACAAGAACGCAACGAAAGAATAAAATGCGgacacacacccacgcagAGACACAGACGTCAACCAGAGCGGCGCCCGGAACAAGAAAATGCGGCAACAAGGGAGAGACAGTGGGGGTGGATAAACaacgcaacacacacacatccacgTCTTGAAGGAGTGAAACCTTTCTACACGTAGAGGTAGAGGTGCGCTGAAAATGGGAGGGGAACTCTCCAAAAGACGAAACGGCATCACACATGTAATTAGTGCAtacggcacacgcgcaaacTGCGGGAGAAtccgagagagggaagagagaaagagagagagagactaTTCCCATCCCTGCCTGCTTATGCGTGAATGGATGAGTTGATGTCGATATCTGCGATGGGCCTTGCACGCATCTTGCGTGTCTCTCCACgtgttgcgcgcgtgtgtgacGTCAGCGGATCCGCCCCAGTTATGTATCACCGCCTGGGTATGATCACAATATCCTCCTTTCATCGCCTCGCACCGCCCCCTAGCTCGTCTCCTTCTCGTTGAGCTCTTCGTCTTCGTTCTCCAAGGCCACGCTGTCCCCATCGGCGGTTTGCAGCGTTTCTTCGCGGACAAAAATGGACGGCTTTGCCTGAATGAGGGCTTCGGGATCTACCGCCGGCTTGGGGCCCATCAAGATATCAGCGCCTTGCTGATAAGTTTCTGGCATTAAACCACGCTGATGGGGCGCGTCAGCTGCGTTGTGCGGCTTCGAGGATCCATCATCCAACACGTTCACGTACGCAGATCCGTTGTGCTCACGCAGCACCATCGGCGCAATCGGGGGCTGCTCCTTCGGCGGTGTCCTGGTGAGGCAGCAGTAGATCAGGATGGTGAGCAGCACGATCAGAATGAAAATGGCAATGATGAGGAAAACGACCCACCAGTGCTCTTGGGCCCATGTCAGGTCCTTGTAGCCCTTGACGAAGGTGGGCTGCACTAATACAGTAGGAACAGGAACGTAGCCCAGGAAGCTCTGCGACTCGCAGTAGATTGCGAACTTGGATGCCGTGACGTAGCTATCGCTCGCCGACACCGTCGCATCCACGTTAACGTGTCGGCCAACCGTGTCCGTTAACCCCGTCACGGCCATGAAATAGTAGCCGCGGGGATTCAACCTCGTTGTGTCCCACTCAACTGCGTAGCCAGTGTTCGCATTCCCTGCGCCCCACACATTTGGGTATAGTGAATAGTACTGGGCAACACCAGGTTGATTCCCTAGCAGCATGGTATCAATTATAGTCAGCAGACCGAATCTAAAGGTGAACCCGCACTTTATCGAGTTGGGAGTAGAGCTTGGATtgggctgcagctgcgtgcaAAAGCGGGCGAAGCTTGGAACCGGCTCCGCGCTGGAGCCTGTGTAGGTGAAGTAGCCCGTGCCCCCGAGCTCCTTCGCCGTATCCGATGCGAAATTATTATCCTTAGCGGGTAACTCGGCAGAAAAGATACTCATGCCATTCTGCACGCAGTACCCGTTAGCGGCGGCTCGGGACGTAGCGTACTGCGCTACGTCCTGCGGCTTGTACAGAACGTACGCTGGCGTGTTGTAGTTGATTCTGTACCACGGCGCGGTAACTTGAGCGTCTACAGTGCCCGCGAACAGAAGTGAAAGGAGGGCAAAAACACCCACCCAGGCTAGGCAGTTGCGCACGACGCTCATTCTGCAAGTGGTCACGGCACCCTTATTCATCTTCTCGCGCACGAGAGGAGCCCCCTGATGTGAAAGTGGACTCCTTAGCGCACGCTCGTGGGAAAACGCAGGAGCAAacggggggaaggggaggggtaTAGGTCAGAGAAGGTAGTAAGGGTTGGAGAACAACGCCGGAACCGCAAGGCAATGCTTTCAAAAccctttttttctcgctCCTTTCTCTTGAGGTTTGTGGTGGTACGTGTCGTAAAACAGGGCACGGTAgggatggggtggggtgcgACGACTGCCGGGCGCAGTAAACGAAACAAAATGAGGAGAACGAGAGGCCGAAAGGTGCGTGTATGGCCTGTCTTAGCTTGAGGGCACACGTATTTCTGCATGTGTCCCCAGTGACCATTGTTGTTGTGAGGGAGATCCACCGAGCAGACGTGTTGGCGCCATCagaaagacgaagaaggtAGATACAGACGACGGTGGAGGTGACGCACGAGCAggaaaggaaagaggagTACGGCAGAGGAACCAAAACGGGCAGGTCAACGGCACGAAACGCACGCAACGCCTATGCGCGGGAAAGGCAGCCGCCCGTTCTCAGGCAAGCGCAGCGCGTTGGTCACCACCTTGAGTAGGCAACGACAACAGACAAAAATTCTGTTGCTCTTGTTTCGTCTGTGTATTGCGACTTGTACGTGCGCCCGCGATGGGCAGGGACACCTGAGCGTCCAGTAAGAGACGGACGTCGATACGGAAACCCCCCTCAAGAGTATTGTGTGCAAGCAGCTGTTCAAGAGGCTACTGCGCTCATCTCAAGCGCGGCATCCGCGGACACGCGCACGAAGGAAGGAACGTCTACCTCTCCaacgagagcagcagcaagcgaCAAGGAAGCGGGATCGGTTCTTGACTCTTTCCTGCGGACCCCAGAGCAGTACTTTATATCAGCTCCGAGAGACCTGATAAAAAGGGTGTTTTGCATGGCAGCAATGACGTTCTGGGTGCGTGAAGCAGCTCCACGGATGGCTTCACTGTCTAGTGCCCCTGCTCGTCTATCAGAAACCGACAATTTGCCGGGACGAAGGacgtcgccgttgccgctgcacgagcgcttCGCCACTGTAGGTCGCGCACTGCCTCCCCATTATCCCGCTTCGCCCCCGGCGTGTTTACAAACGAGTCGTGCAGACGATTTGTGCAGAAAGAAGCCACCAGCAACGTCGACGTGCTTCTGCGGTTTTCGTTCTTTCCGATGTCTGCCTTGCAGTTACCGTCAACTcggccgccatcgctgcgtCGAGAACAGAGGCAGTCACCCGAGTCCTCCAAAACGACCACCTCGGCGCTCACTTCACGGCCCTCACTGTGCGTCATGTGCACGCaacgcagcacgcacacggagacACCCGCCGTAATGGCCGACACGATAAGCACGAGGTGCTTATCGTAGCTGAAGCACACGACACTCGAGCAGTGACCATGCCACAAGCGGCAACGCAATAAACCGAACGACAAACTGCTTTGCCGCAACAATTGACTGCCTGATGTCTTACACCGCACCGACCAATCCGAGCGGCGCTGACTTCGCGCAGCGAAAATGTGGATGGAGTGATAGCAGCACGAAAGCGCAATGTGCCCTGCCACACTGAGCTTCACCACGTTGCAGCAGCGAGTCACGCCTATCTGCTGGCGTGGCGGAATCACCAGTGTGCATGCGGCGCGCATGGCCAACGAGCAACCACTGCCGACGCATGCGGTGGAGGTCACTAAAGTAGGCTGAGACACTGTAACAGTAGAGATTCACCATTACAGACGGAGCACAGTagggctgcggcagcaccgccacggagTTTTCAGTGAGTTCTGCGCCCTTTGCAGCCTACAGCGCGTCGACCCACCGAGGCACAACCATGCTGTATGTCATGCCCGACGCCGAGAGAATcatgcgaaaaaaaaaagaacgtTAAGAAGGGCACCAAAGCGCATGTCTTCCACACAGCTCAGTATACGTCACAGTGATGCCGTCGTGATGCTTGTCTGCTGGGGAACAGCAGGCAATCTACTCTCTGGTGATACATTGCCCGTTGTCTTCGCAGTGTAGGGGGTCGCCCTCTCGTTTCCCCTGCGGCGCCGACAATAATTCATAACGTCCCACCTCCGTGTACGACGGTGACAGCGCACGTCCGTGATCGAGTCCAAAGGTCAGGGCTTGCAGCTTTCGACCGGGACGGGTGTCGCGGAAGACAATGCGCTGCTTGTTTGTTTCCTTCAAGACAGGCAGGCACACGCTGTGAGGGCAACGAGAGTGTtgaggaagagggcgaagCTGGGCAGAAGCGCCGGAGAGCTTCATAAGTCCCGGAGCGACACCCCTCTTCCCAAGAGCCATGGCACAGACGCCTCTGGAGACGGGACATTGATCAAGTTGACGACACAAGAGCCAAAGAGAGTGGCCGCCCATGAGaccacgcggcggcgtgcaaaaccctccgtctccttcaAACGGCCCGTCGTAACCGCAGACATCTTCACCACTGAGGCGCGGCTGTTGAAGAAGCCACCCAAGATGCGGAGGATGCAGCACACGCGAATATTCTGCGTGTAGCCTGAACACCAACAAAAACACCATCGCCagcacagcggcacgcagcTCTGTGGAAACTGGTGGCGTGCGGCCTTACGTGGCACTCATGCACTTCACAAGCGTGCTGCCCACTACCTGTTCTAGCATTTCCGGCTCAACAAGCACGCTTCTCGTAACAAACACCCTACCTCACTGTAATCTGCTTGATATCATCAATAGGGCGAAACCGAAAGGAAAGTAGCTTGGTGCCGCAGACGGTCTCTGATATTCGCGCGATGCTCAGTGCCGCCATTCGCATCTCTCAAGGGACGGGCACTTATCTTCTGCGGTGGGTGATCTTTTCTCGATCACGCTGACGAGGGCATCGCAGTCCGGCGAAAATGGCCCTCCAGCTATCGCCCTCTTAAGCCTGTGATCTCGAACAGGAGCCGCTTTGCTCTTCCGCGCCGTTTCGTCCGTCCTTGTGAGGAGCAGTGCGGCGAGAGACGACAGATAAAAACGACGAAAAGACAGACGAGAGGCACCGCATATCGCTGAcaaccacacacgcacgcagagtAACACTAAAGCATTATCGAAGCAGAGGTGTGTGAATCATTGCTGCGTCACCTGAGATttgcgtgtatgtatgtcTGTAAGAGGAACTGAGGTGCTTGTCAttacgtttttttttttgctgtcgCCATTCTGCCCACAGAACACGAGATCGCTGCATCGCCCCCTGTCACAGaccccatcgcgtggtgcgagaCAGCCGTGGCCGCACACGCCTTACAGccatgcgccgactcagttATTTGAGAGCACGGGCTCTGGCTCAAGctctacccacccaccacccgctCTGCcggtcgcctcgcagcagctcttccCATCACGCAGGCCGCAACAGTaggcagggggaggagggtaaGATTCGCTtgagtcacgctgacacgtTGCCTACcatatggatggcacaagcgtctTCACAGTCGCAGGTCGgtccgacgcagcgccatcgagGGCCCCACCACCGACATCGGAAGCGATGCGCCGCTCCGACCTCCCCTAAGCCTTAGGTGCTTGACCCCGCCACTACCACAGGTGGTTCAGCATCGGCAGGCGGATAGTGgaagcggggggggggcgggcaAGGGGTGCGACGATGAGATGAGGTCGCTGGGCACTAATCGATAGAAAACCGTAcgga
Proteins encoded in this window:
- a CDS encoding conserved hypothetical protein (previous protein_id=AAZ14502.1), translating into MNKGAVTTCRMSVVRNCLAWVGVFALLSLLFAGTVDAQVTAPWYRINYNTPAYVLYKPQDVAQYATSRAAANGYCVQNGMSIFSAELPAKDNNFASDTAKELGGTGYFTYTGSSAEPVPSFARFCTQLQPNPSSTPNSIKCGFTFRFGLLTIIDTMLLGNQPGVAQYYSLYPNVWGAGNANTGYAVEWDTTRLNPRGYYFMAVTGLTDTVGRHVNVDATVSASDSYVTASKFAIYCESQSFLGYVPVPTVLVQPTFVKGYKDLTWAQEHWWVVFLIIAIFILIVLLTILIYCCLTRTPPKEQPPIAPMVLREHNGSAYVNVLDDGSSKPHNAADAPHQRGLMPETYQQGADILMGPKPAVDPEALIQAKPSIFVREETLQTADGDSVALENEDEELNEKETS